In a single window of the Necator americanus strain Aroian chromosome X, whole genome shotgun sequence genome:
- a CDS encoding hypothetical protein (NECATOR_CHRX.G25925.T1) has translation MSRGRHADDILNINVGGKKYTVRRTDMLADPRSKLAEWFKPGTVKPIATDKGGNYYLDRDPKTFRHILAYLRLKKEKFVPSLALPSKPDDLAKLVGECEALNLAELKDLALDLLQKYQRTEEQHYVTSFVQVTLRDFESWQFEREQNQIALKKKASNEEEYQPNSAYDEWDNL, from the exons ATGTCGCGAGGTCGCCACGCGGACGATATTCTCAACATAAATGTTGGCGGAAAGAAATACACC GTTCGAAGGACAGATATGCTGGCAGATCCACGGTCGAAACTAGCCGAGTGGTTTAAGCCTGGGACCGTGAAGCCGATAGCAACGGACAAA GGTGGGAATTACTATCTGGATCGAGATCCAAAGACGTTTCGCCACATTTTGGCATATTTACgtctgaagaaagaaaagtttgtACCATCTCTTGCTTTGCCCAGTAAACCGGACGATTTAGCTAA GCTAGTCGGGGAATGTGAGGCTTTGAATCTTGCCGAACTCAAGGATCTTGCTCTGGATTTGCTTCAAAAGTATCAGCGTACAGAGGAACAGCATTATGTGACATCATTTGTTCAAGTCACGCTACGTGACTTCGAGAGCTGGCAGTTCGAGAGAGAACAG AACCAAATTGCTCTGAAGAAAAAGGCGTCGAACGAAGAAGAGTATCAGCCGAATTCCGCTTACGATGAATGGGACAACCTTTAA
- a CDS encoding hypothetical protein (NECATOR_CHRX.G25926.T1): protein MVAIFSGGARFTDVVFHCVSIVFYIIVNNDEDFINLKHRCSSRFLSGHLSPWRVIVRRNATDLGNQLRQRALTTRRLWCEGAMRALYIHFSRPL, encoded by the exons ATGGTTGCTATTTTTAGTGGTGGCGCCCGGTTTACTGATGTTGTCTTCCACTGTGTCTCTATTGTTTTCTATATTATTGTCAACAATGATGAAG ATTTTATTAATTTG AAACATCGATGTTCTTCGAGATTCCTATCTGGCCATCTATCTCCGTGGCGGGTGATCGTTAGAAGGAACGCAACTGATCTAGGGAATCAACTACGTCAGCGAGCACTGACTACTCGTCGTCTGTGGTGTGAGGGGGCGATGCGAGCGCTATACATTCATTTCTCACGGCCGTTATAA
- a CDS encoding hypothetical protein (NECATOR_CHRX.G25927.T1), translating to MFVPVESTSAPVHPQMPSAKEITIVCLLFAAVVIFQIYVYLKLEDPQDSIEQIDKERREEERRRRNDLLMKALSAF from the exons ATGTTTGTACCAGTCGAATCCACGTCTGCCCCTGTGCATCCACAAATGCCATCCGCAAAAGAGATCACTATTGTATGCTTATTATTCGCTGCTGTTGTTATCTTCCAG ATCTATGTATATCTGAAATTGGAAGATCCTCAAGACAGCATTGAACAGATCGACAAAGAGCGCCGAGAGGAAGAGCGGAGGCGACGTAACGACTTGCTAATGAAAGCATTAAGTGCCTTCTAA
- a CDS encoding hypothetical protein (NECATOR_CHRX.G25928.T1), whose protein sequence is MLFDIVYLVLLVAVHGFSPPTLETDKETQHDPAIGDFVELDVGGEIRLTCSDVTNEAVEFLLPNLTDNRGYSEEDFNSRYRIEDVSYGHILHIIDLKESDTGTYTCHSKDDPTLSSNIHIFVRGSKVFVPANFSGLVISTAEFVVPCKTSRHVSKDEVELRVNGKVWKSASKHYDPRHGFKVNSKNAEDKVVDQLSFECVFKGYPADSATFFIVIHEAQKNDLELVFDEPDPWPYVGGSYTLICTLRLRGKGRIENRYQYHLNLTCPRCTLSDVVHTKSARNDMISHTISIGTLTSDDSGEYACGWYYDQQLNQTIYKNVDVSPKKGQIKVLNRTPQEVNVMEGNSISLSAELAAFPEDLPGFNAKWIRKYVKPPKIVNETENLVSDNDHQIVSERLTGGRVNERIAIKNAATDMSGVYVLTIELLDTVRTIEWKVNVQNERIKARIDVMSPNSWVVFDQQYYQIGTPLHVNCLVTAIPLAAVQFMRRRPGSPWIDVDRSELVELKGTYESGYLWNTTVQDDLDLKCEGERNGKTSAEVKRVRASESEPHVKTSWTRSVHSTSQEDPKEIYEGDNVELTCTVPNDEEWNVRWVFRDHNIVDVSTTVDAHSRQLIANINNVTGSNAGEYTCVMQKGNQEKRLKQIISVVKTVKPYHTQSDPEKPRLLEYGKAADFECNIDGTPRPDYRWLKDGHSYEGGEQSPDNRRLHIARVAAEDKGEFECVATNRAGTSVYKFAARVEGAPKRVSSSFLFVIFMLLLGLLFCLITALVLYFKQRKKAIEQERALNVLYEQLMKTSEGPPPSGPKLPLDQRIYQLPYNRQYELERDNLEIGNRLGCGQFGQVWMGWLAKPRVSDSMAEKVRLPVAVKGPLVGTNVQHQKMLADELKIMCAIGKHPNVLALIGAITKNMKGGELYVVVELCDNGNLKDYLLKYKNKFINELKQTTPPDDGYLRPDSSVKTQYASEQIPDWSNDMESDRLLSDNTMLATSDLISFAMQVANGMEYLSSIPCIHRDLAARNVLLTNKRICRIADFGMAKNENKNYYRLRKKNVLVPFRWMAIEAIQDGVYTLESDIWSFGILLFEIFTLGGLPYPTIANEDLLSKLLEGHRNSKPQYCHDDIYDLMMRCWEKDPNERPNFTQCIHHLKDQLRKASPQLLERVELDLGEECKRQDALSQWLSPEPDSREGINGFGTMTPSSPKHTERIYISEFSR, encoded by the exons ATGCTTTTTGATATAGTTTATCTTGTTCTCTTAGTTGCCGTTCATGGATTTTCACCACCTACTCTTGAAACGGATAAGGAAACTCAG CATGATCCAGCTATTGGTGATTTTGTTGAGTTGGATGTTGGTGGCGAGATACGATTGACATGTTCTGATGTCACTAATGAAG CTGTTGAATTCCTGTTGCCAAATTTGACCGATAATCGTGGATATTCCGAAGAGGATTTCAACTCTCGGTACAGGATAGAGGACGTTTCTTATGGACATATTCTTCACATTATTGATTTAAAG GAAAGCGATACTGGGACCTAcacatgtcattccaaagaCGATCCTACGTTAAGCTCAAACATCCATATATTTGTTCGAG GATCGAAGGTGTTCGTTCCGGCCAATTTTTCGGGTCTGGTGATCAGTACAGCGGAGTTCGTCGTACCGTGTAAGACCTCAAGACATGTTTCCAAGGATGAAGTCGAGTTACGGGTAAACGGAAAAGTATGGAAATCGGCATCTAAACACTATGATCCAAG GCATGGTTTCAAAGTGAATAGCAAAAATGCTGAGGACAAAGTCGTAGATCAATTGTCGTTTGAGTGCGTTTTTAAAGGATATCCGGCAGATTCGGCTACATTTTTCATAGTTATCCATGAAGCTCAAAAGAATGATCTCGAACTTGTATTTGATGAG CCTGATCCGTGGCCTTACGTTGGCGGATCATACACACTTATTTGTACTCTGAGACTCCGAGGAAAGGGACGTATAGAGAACAGATATCAGTATCATCTCAATTTAACCTGTCCAAGGTGTACG CTTTCGGATGTAGTTCACACAAAATCTGCAAGGAATGACATGATTTCTCATACGATTTCGATTGGAACGTTGACTTCAGATGATAGTGGAGAGTACGCTTGTGGATGGTATTATGATCAGCAACTTAATCAGACCATTTACAAAAACGTCGACGTGTCTCCGAAGAAGGGACAAATTAAG GTACTGAATAGAACACCTCAAGAGGTTAACGTAATGGAAGGCAATTCAATTAGTCTCTCTGCTGAATTGGCCGCATTTCCGGAAGATTTGCCGGGATTCAACGCTAAGTGGATCAGA AAATATGTCAAACCGCCAAAAATTGTAAATGAGACGGAAAATTTGGTCAGCGATAATGATCATCAAATCGTTAGCGAAAGATTAACTGGAGGACGAGTTAACGAGAGAATCGCTATTAAAAATGCTGCTACCGATATGAGTGGAGT CTACGTTTTAACAATCGAGTTACTGGATACTGTGCGAACCATCGAATGGAAG GTGAACGTCCAGAATGAACGCATCAAAGCAAGGATTGATGTAATGTCACCGAATAGTTGGGTGGTATTCGATCAACAATACTATCAGATAGGCACACCGTTACATGTGAACTGCCTTGTCACTGCGATACCTCTGGCCGCAGTTCAGTTCATGAGGCGAAG GCCCGGCTCGCCATGGATTGATGTGGATCGTTCAGAATTAGTCGAACTAAAGGGTACATATGAGAGTGGATATCTGTGGAACACTACTGTACAGGACGATCTCGATTTAAAATGCGAAGgcgaaagaaatggaaag ACCAGTGCAGAAGTTAAGCGAGTCCGAGCTTCCGAAAGTGAGCCGCATGTGAAAACAAGTTGGACTCGTTCCGTTCATTCCACGTCACAAGAGGATCCTAAGGAGATCTACGAGGGTGACAATGTAGAATTAACATGTACCGTGCCTAATGATGAGGAATG GAATGTACGTTGGGTATTTCGGGATCATAATATTGTGGATGTTTCGACCACGGTTGATGCACATTCACGACAGTTAATCGCAAATATTAA TAACGTCACCGGAAGTAACGCTGGCGAGTATACTTGTGTGATGCAAAAGGGCAATCAAGAAAAGCGTCTGAAACAAATCATCTCA GTTGTCAAAACTGTAAAACCGTATCATACACAGTCCGATCCGGAAAAGCCACGGCTTCTCGAGTACGGTAAAGCAGCAGATTTTGAATGTAACATCGACGGAACTCCACGACCAGACTACAGATG GCTCAAAGATGGGCATTCGTATGAAGGTGGAGAGCAGTCTCCTGACAATCGTCGATTACATATCGCAAGGGTTGCCGCCGAGGACAAAGGAGAATTCGAGTGTGTGGCTACAAACAGAGCTGGGACGAGCGTTTACAAGTTCGCAGCTAGG GTAGAGGGAGCACCAAAACGAGTTTCTAGTTCATTCCTATTTGTGATTTTTATGCTTCTACTGGGACTCCTGTTTTGCCTCATCACGGCCCTCGTGCTTTACTTCAAGCAAAGAAAGAAGGCTATTGAACAAGAGAG AGCTCTAAACGTGCTCTATGAACAACTGATGAAAACCAGTGAAGGTCCTCCACCGAGTGGTCCAAAACTTCCGCTGGATCAACGTATTTATCAACTACCATACAATCGACAATACGAACTTGAAAGAGACAATCTCGAAATTGGCAATAGG CTAGGATGTGGACAATTTGGGCAAGTATGGATGGGATGGCTGGCAAAGCCTCGTGTAAGCGATTCTATGGCTGAAAAAGTTCGACTTCCTGTGGCTGTTAAAG GTCCCTTGGTTGGCACCAACGTGCAACACCAGAAAATGCTTGCTGATGAATTGAAGATCATGTGTGCCATAGGAAAACACCCGAATGTTCTGGCTCTTATTGGTGCTATcactaaaaatatgaaagg CGGAGAACTCTACGTGGTTGTAGAGCTCTGTGATAACGGAAATCTCAAAGATTACCTCTTGAAGTACAAAAATAAGTTCATAAACGAactaaaacaaacaacacCTCCTGATGACGGCTATCTACGCCCGGATTCATCTGTTAAAACTCAATATGCT TCTGAGCAGATCCCCGACTGGTCGAATGATATGGAATCGGATCGATTACTTTCCGACAATACTATGTTAGCTACAAGTGACTTAATTTCATTTGCAATGCAAGTTGCAAATGGAATGGAATATTTATCCTCAATACCG TGCATTCACCGGGATCTCGCTGCAAGAAATGTTCTACTCACTAATAAACGAATATGTAGGATTGCCGATTTTGGTATGgcgaaaaatgagaacaagAATTACTATAG GTTACGCAAGAAGAATGTGCTCGTCCCCTTCCGGTGGATGGCCATCGAAGCGATTCAGGATGGTGTTTACACTTTAGAG TCCGATATCTGGTCGTTTGgtattcttcttttcgaaattttcacacTTGGTGGTCTCCCTTATCCAACAATAGCAAATGAAGATCTTCTTTCAAAACTTCTCGAAGGACATAGGAATTCAAAACCCCAATATTGTCATGACGACAT ATATGATCTTATGATGAGATGTTGGGAAAAAGATCCAAATGAGCGGCCTAATTTCACTCAATGTATTCATCATTTAAAGGATCAGTTGCGAAAAGCCTCACCACAG CTATTGGAGCGAGTTGAGTTGGACTTGGGTGAAGAATGTAAACGACAGGATGCGTTGTCTCAATGGCTTTCACCAGAACCGGATTCACGTGAAGGTATTAACGGATTCGGTACGATGACACCATCCTCGCCCAAGCATACTGAACGTATTTATATTAGCGAATTTTCACGGTAG